The Prionailurus viverrinus isolate Anna unplaced genomic scaffold, UM_Priviv_1.0 scaffold_35, whole genome shotgun sequence genome window below encodes:
- the LOC125158519 gene encoding keratin, type I cytoskeletal 17 isoform X2: MTTTIRQFTSSSSIKGSSGLGGGSSRTSCRLSGSLGPGSCRLGSAGGLGSALGGSSYSSCYSFGSGSGYGGSFGAVDGLLAGGEKATMQNLNDRLASYLDKVRALEEANTELEVKIRDWYQKQAPGPARDYSHYYQTIEDLKNKILTATVDNANILLQIDNARLAADDFRTKFETEQALRVSVEADTNGLRRVLDELTLARADLEMQIENLKEELAYLRKNHEEEMNALRGQVGGEINVEMDAAPGVDLSRILSEMRDQYEKMAEKNRKDAEDWFFSKTEELNREVATNSELVQSGKSEISELRRTVQALEIELQSQLSMKASLEGSLAETENRYCVQLAQIQGLIGSVEEQLAQLRCEMEQQNQEYKILLDVKTRLEQEIATYRRLLEGEDAHLTHYKPKEPVTTRQVRTIVEEVQDGKVISSREQVHQTTR, from the exons ATGACCACCACCATCCGCCAGTTCACCTCCTCCAGCTCCATCAAGGGCTCCTCTGGCCTGGGGGGCGGCTCGTCCCGCACCTCCTGCCGGCTGTCTGGCAGCCTGGGCCCTGGCTCCTGCAGGCTGGGGTCTGCGGGGGGCCTGGGCAGTGCCCTCGGGGGCAGCAGCTATTCGAGCTGCTACAGCTTTGGCTCTGGCAGTGGTTACGGCGGCAGCTTTGGGGCCGTGGACGGGCTGCTGGCGGGTGGGGAGAAGGCCACCATGCAGAACCTCAACGACCGGCTGGCCTCCTACCTGGACAAGGTGCGCGCCCTGGAGGAGGCCAACACTGAGCTGGAGGTGAAGATCCGGGACTGGTACCAGAAGCAGGCCCCGGGGCCCGCCCGTGACTACAGCCACTACTACCAGACCATCGAGGACCTGAAGAACAAG ATCCTCACGGCCACCGTGGACAATGCCAACATCCTGCTGCAGATTGACAACGCCCGCCTGGCAGCTGATGACTTCCGCACCAA GTTTGAGACGGAGCAGGCCCTGCGGGTGAGTGTGGAGGCCGACACCAATGGCCTGCGCAGGGTGTTGGACGAGCTGACCCTGGCCAGGGCCGACCTGGAGATGCAGATCGAAAACCTCAAGGAGGAGCTGGCCTACCTGCGGAAGAACCACGAGGAG GAGATGAACGCCCTGCGAGGCCAGGTGGGTGGTGAGATCAACGTGGAGATGGACGCCGCCCCTGGCGTGGACCTGAGCCGCATCCTGTCTGAGATGCGCGACCAGTACGAGAAGATGGCGGAGAAGAACCGCAAGGACGCCGAGGACTGGTTCTTCAGCAAG ACCGAGGAGCTGAACCGCGAGGTGGCCACCAACAGCGAGCTGGTGCAGAGCGGCAAGAGCGAGATCTCCGAGCTCCGGCGCACCGTGCAGGCCTTGGAGATCGAGCTGCAGTCCCAGCTCAGCATG AAAGCATCCCTGGAAGGTAGCCTGGCTGAGACAGAGAACCGCTACTGCGTGCAGCTGGCCCAGATCCAGGGGCTGATCGGCAGCGTGGAGGAGCAGCTGGCCCAGCTGCGCTGCGAGATGGAGCAGCAGAACCAGGAGTACAAGATCCTGCTGGACGTGAAGACGCGGCTGGAGCAGGAGATCGCCACCTACCGCCGCCTGCTGGAGGGCGAGGATGCCca cctGACTCACTACAAGCCCAAAGAAC CCGTGACCACACGCCAGGTGCGCACCATTGTGGAAGAGGTCCAGGATGGCAAGGTCATCTCCTCCCGTGAGCAGGTCCACCAGACCACCCGCTGA
- the LOC125158519 gene encoding keratin, type I cytoskeletal 17 isoform X1, giving the protein MTTTIRQFTSSSSIKGSSGLGGGSSRTSCRLSGSLGPGSCRLGSAGGLGSALGGSSYSSCYSFGSGSGYGGSFGAVDGLLAGGEKATMQNLNDRLASYLDKVRALEEANTELEVKIRDWYQKQAPGPARDYSHYYQTIEDLKNKILTATVDNANILLQIDNARLAADDFRTKFETEQALRVSVEADTNGLRRVLDELTLARADLEMQIENLKEELAYLRKNHEEEMNALRGQVGGEINVEMDAAPGVDLSRILSEMRDQYEKMAEKNRKDAEDWFFSKTEELNREVATNSELVQSGKSEISELRRTVQALEIELQSQLSMKASLEGSLAETENRYCVQLAQIQGLIGSVEEQLAQLRCEMEQQNQEYKILLDVKTRLEQEIATYRRLLEGEDAHLAEGHSGELGAEPGFLGPHPTSECLSPAAVTTRQVRTIVEEVQDGKVISSREQVHQTTR; this is encoded by the exons ATGACCACCACCATCCGCCAGTTCACCTCCTCCAGCTCCATCAAGGGCTCCTCTGGCCTGGGGGGCGGCTCGTCCCGCACCTCCTGCCGGCTGTCTGGCAGCCTGGGCCCTGGCTCCTGCAGGCTGGGGTCTGCGGGGGGCCTGGGCAGTGCCCTCGGGGGCAGCAGCTATTCGAGCTGCTACAGCTTTGGCTCTGGCAGTGGTTACGGCGGCAGCTTTGGGGCCGTGGACGGGCTGCTGGCGGGTGGGGAGAAGGCCACCATGCAGAACCTCAACGACCGGCTGGCCTCCTACCTGGACAAGGTGCGCGCCCTGGAGGAGGCCAACACTGAGCTGGAGGTGAAGATCCGGGACTGGTACCAGAAGCAGGCCCCGGGGCCCGCCCGTGACTACAGCCACTACTACCAGACCATCGAGGACCTGAAGAACAAG ATCCTCACGGCCACCGTGGACAATGCCAACATCCTGCTGCAGATTGACAACGCCCGCCTGGCAGCTGATGACTTCCGCACCAA GTTTGAGACGGAGCAGGCCCTGCGGGTGAGTGTGGAGGCCGACACCAATGGCCTGCGCAGGGTGTTGGACGAGCTGACCCTGGCCAGGGCCGACCTGGAGATGCAGATCGAAAACCTCAAGGAGGAGCTGGCCTACCTGCGGAAGAACCACGAGGAG GAGATGAACGCCCTGCGAGGCCAGGTGGGTGGTGAGATCAACGTGGAGATGGACGCCGCCCCTGGCGTGGACCTGAGCCGCATCCTGTCTGAGATGCGCGACCAGTACGAGAAGATGGCGGAGAAGAACCGCAAGGACGCCGAGGACTGGTTCTTCAGCAAG ACCGAGGAGCTGAACCGCGAGGTGGCCACCAACAGCGAGCTGGTGCAGAGCGGCAAGAGCGAGATCTCCGAGCTCCGGCGCACCGTGCAGGCCTTGGAGATCGAGCTGCAGTCCCAGCTCAGCATG AAAGCATCCCTGGAAGGTAGCCTGGCTGAGACAGAGAACCGCTACTGCGTGCAGCTGGCCCAGATCCAGGGGCTGATCGGCAGCGTGGAGGAGCAGCTGGCCCAGCTGCGCTGCGAGATGGAGCAGCAGAACCAGGAGTACAAGATCCTGCTGGACGTGAAGACGCGGCTGGAGCAGGAGATCGCCACCTACCGCCGCCTGCTGGAGGGCGAGGATGCCca TCTTGCAGAAGGACACAGTGG GGAACTGGGGGCTGAGCCAGGGTTTctcggcccccaccccacctcggAGTGTCTGTCTCCTGCAGCCGTGACCACACGCCAGGTGCGCACCATTGTGGAAGAGGTCCAGGATGGCAAGGTCATCTCCTCCCGTGAGCAGGTCCACCAGACCACCCGCTGA